Below is a window of Enterobacter kobei DNA.
GACGGCAACTGGTGCTTATTAAGCTCCGTTAACGAGCTGGCAGGCTGCACCGCTGAAAATCCGTTTGCGCTGCTGCCGTTGTCGCCGGGCGTAGCGCTGGTGGATCTCACTCCGTCGCTGCGCTTTTTTGGGGTGCGTAATACCGCCTGGGCGGGTCATGTCGTGCTGCGCAACCCGGCAGGCGAATGGCAAATCATTGTCTCAGGGGGAGGACGAATAAGAATGTGTCAATCCGGAGCGGCCACACCATGCACCTGACTACCCGCGGCTTTACCCTGCTGGAAGTGCTGATCGCCATGGCCATCGGCAGCGTGCTGTTACTTTGCGCGGCACGCTTCCTGCCGGGGCTACAGATGGCGATGCTCCGGCAGACCCGCCAGCAGGCGCTGGAGGATGATGTCTGGCAGCGGCTCTATACCGTGGCGAAGCACGTGCAGCGGGCCGGATACTGCCGGGGCGTATGCAATGGCCAACCGCTGATAATAAACCCGCAGGCATCCTGCATCATTGTGCAGTGGGACGGCAACAGTAACGGCGTCTG
It encodes the following:
- a CDS encoding prepilin peptidase-dependent protein — encoded protein: MHLTTRGFTLLEVLIAMAIGSVLLLCAARFLPGLQMAMLRQTRQQALEDDVWQRLYTVAKHVQRAGYCRGVCNGQPLIINPQASCIIVQWDGNSNGVWDSAPAKEADQMGFRLQDGALESRRGAATCQDKGWDKMTEPDAMVVEQFSVTWQRHNGYHSEVTIALEASVAGHPDERVTARHSVTGYNL
- a CDS encoding prepilin peptidase-dependent protein; translated protein: MKKQQGFTLIEILVAVVLVIILSGAGLYGWQSFRLHQRLWQTAWQVRTYLELLRDDANWQNRDHAITASQTDGNWCLLSSVNELAGCTAENPFALLPLSPGVALVDLTPSLRFFGVRNTAWAGHVVLRNPAGEWQIIVSGGGRIRMCQSGAATPCT